The Thioalkalivibrio sulfidiphilus HL-EbGr7 genome includes a window with the following:
- the atpD gene encoding F0F1 ATP synthase subunit beta produces the protein MSAGNIVEIIGAVVDVEFPRDAVPNVYDALRVEDSGLTLEVQQQLGDGVVRTIAMGSTDGMRRGVTVANTGAPISVPVGKGTLGRVMDVLGNPVDNAGDVQTEERWSIHRPAPSFDEQAGSTELLETGIKVIDLLCPFAKGGKVGLFGGAGVGKTVNMMELIRNIAIEHSGYSVFAGVGERTREGNDFYHEMKDSNVLDKVALVYGQMNEPPGNRLRVALTGLTMAEFFRDEGRDVLMFIDNIYRYTLAGTEVSALLGRMPSAVGYQPTLAEEMGVLQERITSTKKGSITSIQAVYVPADDLTDPSPATTFAHLDATVVLSRQIAELGIYPAVDPLDSTSRQLDPQVIGNEHYDTARAVQNTLQRYKELKDIIAILGMDELSEDDKLIVARARKIQRFLSQPFFVAEVFTGAPGKYVSLKDTIRGFQAIVAGEYDHLPEQAFYMVGTIDEAVEKAGKLK, from the coding sequence ATGAGTGCTGGAAACATCGTTGAAATCATCGGCGCGGTGGTGGACGTGGAATTCCCGCGTGACGCCGTGCCCAATGTCTACGATGCCCTGCGCGTCGAGGACAGCGGCCTGACCCTTGAGGTGCAGCAGCAGCTGGGTGACGGCGTGGTGCGTACCATCGCCATGGGTTCCACCGACGGGATGCGTCGCGGCGTGACGGTGGCCAACACCGGCGCCCCGATCTCCGTTCCCGTCGGCAAGGGCACCCTGGGCCGGGTCATGGACGTGCTCGGCAACCCGGTGGACAACGCCGGTGACGTGCAGACCGAAGAGCGCTGGTCCATCCACCGCCCCGCCCCCAGCTTCGACGAGCAGGCCGGTTCCACCGAGCTGCTCGAGACCGGCATCAAGGTGATCGACCTGCTCTGCCCGTTCGCCAAGGGCGGTAAGGTCGGCCTGTTCGGCGGCGCCGGTGTGGGCAAGACCGTGAACATGATGGAGCTGATCCGCAACATCGCCATCGAGCACAGCGGTTACTCCGTGTTCGCCGGCGTGGGTGAGCGTACCCGTGAGGGTAACGACTTCTACCACGAGATGAAGGACTCCAACGTGCTCGACAAGGTGGCCCTGGTGTACGGCCAGATGAACGAGCCCCCGGGCAACCGTCTGCGCGTGGCGCTGACCGGTCTGACCATGGCCGAGTTCTTCCGCGACGAAGGCCGCGACGTGCTGATGTTCATCGACAACATCTACCGTTACACCCTGGCCGGTACCGAGGTGTCCGCACTGCTGGGCCGCATGCCCTCCGCGGTGGGTTACCAGCCGACCCTGGCCGAGGAGATGGGTGTGCTCCAGGAGCGCATCACCTCCACCAAGAAGGGTTCCATCACCTCCATCCAGGCCGTGTACGTGCCCGCGGACGACCTCACCGACCCGTCCCCGGCCACCACCTTCGCCCACCTGGACGCCACCGTGGTGCTGTCCCGCCAGATCGCCGAGCTGGGTATCTACCCGGCCGTGGACCCGCTGGACTCCACCTCCCGTCAGCTGGATCCCCAGGTGATCGGCAACGAGCACTACGACACCGCCCGTGCCGTGCAGAACACCCTGCAGCGCTACAAGGAGCTGAAGGACATCATCGCCATCCTGGGCATGGACGAACTGTCCGAGGACGACAAGCTGATCGTGGCCCGCGCCCGTAAGATCCAGCGCTTCCTGTCCCAGCCCTTCTTCGTGGCGGAAGTGTTCACCGGCGCCCCCGGCAAGTACGTGTCCCTCAAGGACACCATCCGCGGGTTCCAGGCGATCGTGGCCGGCGAGTACGACCATCTGCCCGAGCAGGCCTTCTACATGGTCGGCACCATTGACGAAGCTGTCGAAAAGGCCGGCAAGCTCAAGTAA
- a CDS encoding BrnA antitoxin family protein, whose amino-acid sequence MSRPRKTVPEFKSEAEERAFWETHDSSEYLDLSQAVPTSLPNLKPSTKTISLRLPVSLLERIKIEANKRDMPYQSLIKAWLAKDVEEKNKG is encoded by the coding sequence ATGAGCAGGCCTCGAAAGACCGTGCCTGAATTCAAATCCGAGGCTGAAGAACGTGCCTTTTGGGAAACCCATGACTCCAGCGAGTACCTGGACTTGAGCCAGGCTGTACCGACATCCTTGCCGAATCTCAAACCCTCGACAAAGACCATCTCATTGCGGCTTCCTGTATCGCTACTGGAGCGCATCAAGATCGAAGCGAACAAGCGGGACATGCCCTACCAGTCACTGATCAAGGCTTGGCTTGCCAAGGATGTCGAAGAGAAAAATAAGGGCTGA
- the glmU gene encoding bifunctional UDP-N-acetylglucosamine diphosphorylase/glucosamine-1-phosphate N-acetyltransferase GlmU: MTTPTSILILAAGQGTRMRSSLPKVLQPLAGRPLLSHVLDTARSLDPHRLVVVYGHGGDRVREAFPEDDIRWVHQAEQRGTGHAVQVALPETDADDRVLILYGDVPLVRGETVRRLLAQLDEGGDLVILTAALKSPTGYGRILRDDSGRVQRIVEEKDASDSERRVNEVNTGIMAARASDFTRWLSKVTNDNAQGEFYLTDCVALANTEGRRVEAVVGHEAIELMGVNDKRQLAEQERAYQRREAERLMVQGVTVIDPARLDVRGEVEAGRDVSLDINVILQGSVKLGEGAKVGAGCVIIDSEIGPGAHILPHTVIEGAVIGAGASVGPFARIRPGTHTDSNAKIGNFVEVKNARVGEGSKINHLSYVGDSELGRDVNIGAGTITCNYDGANKHKTIIGDRAFIGSNTALVAPLTVGEGATIGAGTTLNKDAPPGELTVARAKAITIPGWKRPVKKPKE; the protein is encoded by the coding sequence ATGACGACCCCCACCAGTATCCTCATCCTCGCCGCCGGCCAGGGCACCCGGATGCGCTCCTCCCTGCCCAAGGTGCTGCAGCCCCTGGCCGGACGTCCGCTGCTCTCCCACGTGCTGGATACCGCACGAAGCCTCGATCCCCATCGCCTCGTCGTGGTCTACGGCCATGGCGGTGACCGGGTGCGCGAGGCCTTCCCCGAAGACGACATCCGCTGGGTGCACCAGGCCGAACAGCGAGGCACCGGCCACGCCGTGCAGGTGGCCCTGCCGGAGACCGATGCGGATGACCGGGTCCTGATCCTCTACGGGGATGTGCCCCTGGTGCGTGGCGAGACGGTCAGGCGCCTGCTGGCGCAGCTGGATGAAGGTGGCGACCTGGTGATCCTCACGGCGGCGCTCAAATCCCCCACCGGCTACGGACGCATCCTGCGCGATGACAGCGGACGGGTGCAGCGCATCGTGGAAGAGAAGGACGCCAGCGATTCCGAAAGGCGCGTCAACGAGGTGAACACCGGCATCATGGCCGCGCGGGCCAGTGACTTCACCCGCTGGCTGTCGAAGGTGACGAACGACAATGCCCAGGGCGAGTTTTACCTGACGGACTGCGTCGCGCTGGCAAACACGGAAGGCAGGCGCGTGGAAGCAGTGGTCGGACACGAGGCCATTGAACTGATGGGCGTGAACGACAAGCGCCAGCTCGCCGAGCAGGAGCGCGCCTATCAAAGGCGTGAGGCAGAGCGCCTCATGGTGCAGGGTGTGACCGTGATCGATCCGGCGCGCCTGGATGTCCGCGGTGAGGTGGAGGCAGGACGGGACGTGAGCCTGGATATAAACGTGATCCTGCAGGGTAGCGTGAAGCTCGGTGAGGGCGCCAAGGTGGGCGCCGGCTGCGTGATCATCGATTCCGAGATCGGCCCAGGCGCGCACATCCTGCCCCACACGGTCATCGAAGGCGCGGTCATCGGCGCGGGTGCCAGCGTAGGACCCTTCGCACGCATCCGGCCCGGCACGCACACGGACAGCAATGCGAAGATCGGCAACTTCGTGGAAGTGAAGAACGCCAGGGTGGGCGAGGGCTCCAAGATCAATCACCTGAGCTACGTGGGCGACAGCGAACTGGGCCGCGACGTGAACATCGGCGCCGGCACCATCACCTGCAACTACGATGGCGCCAACAAGCACAAGACCATCATCGGTGACCGCGCCTTCATCGGCTCGAACACCGCGCTGGTGGCGCCGCTCACCGTCGGCGAGGGCGCCACCATCGGCGCCGGGACGACCCTGAACAAGGACGCGCCCCCGGGTGAACTGACTGTCGCCCGCGCCAAGGCAATCACCATCCCGGGCTGGAAGCGCCCGGTGAAGAAACCGAAGGAATGA
- a CDS encoding mobile mystery protein B, translated as MKDPLEEQDDASTPLQEQERADLIPSYITLRSELNEAEQANILEAQEWAFARKRDVLNERFLTGLHKRMFGRVWRWAGRFRTTDRNIGVDAWRIPMDLRQLLDDCRYWIEHGTYEPDEIAARFHHRLVLIHPFPNGNGRHARLATDLLLANQGRPRFSWGRASLINPGEARQGYVEALRAADKHDIVPLLEFVRS; from the coding sequence ATGAAGGACCCGCTGGAGGAACAGGACGACGCCTCCACGCCGCTTCAGGAGCAGGAACGGGCGGATCTGATCCCGTCCTATATCACCCTGCGTTCAGAACTGAACGAGGCGGAACAGGCCAACATTCTGGAGGCCCAGGAATGGGCCTTCGCGCGTAAGCGCGACGTCCTGAACGAGCGCTTTCTGACCGGCCTGCACAAGCGGATGTTTGGCCGCGTCTGGCGATGGGCCGGGCGGTTCCGGACGACGGATCGAAATATCGGCGTCGATGCCTGGCGCATCCCGATGGACCTTCGGCAGCTGCTCGACGATTGCCGGTACTGGATCGAGCACGGGACCTACGAGCCGGACGAGATCGCGGCGCGCTTTCATCACCGGTTAGTGCTGATCCATCCGTTTCCAAACGGAAACGGTCGTCACGCCCGCCTGGCGACTGATCTGTTGCTGGCGAACCAGGGTCGCCCGCGCTTTTCCTGGGGCAGGGCCAGTCTGATCAATCCTGGCGAAGCACGGCAGGGCTATGTGGAGGCCCTTCGAGCTGCCGATAAACACGATATCGTGCCGTTGCTGGAGTTCGTGCGTTCCTAG
- the glmS gene encoding glutamine--fructose-6-phosphate transaminase (isomerizing) encodes MCGIVGAIAERNVVPILMEGLRRLEYRGYDSAGIAVRADDGHIQRIRSVGKVGELQHRLDTQPLVGRLGIAHTRWATHGIPAERNAHPHMSGERVAVVHNGIIENHADLRAELSAQGFSFTSETDTEVIAHLLAYHLGEGEDLLSAVRSSTSRMVGAYALAVACPDEAERLIVARLGSPLVIGIGVEENFIASDVFALLPVTQRFIFLEEGDIAEIRRGSVRVLDAQGNEVERPVRISQLTASTADKGPYRHYMLKEIFEQPAVIAETLEGRIYKGRLLEESFGHEAKRLLDAAKGVHIIACGTSYHAGLVARYWLEEVGVPCSVEVASEFRYRQVVVPKDTLFVTISQSGETADTLAALRESKKMGYLGSLCVCNVPESSLVRESDVAVMTRAGPEIGVASTKAFTTQLVALRLLALALARRHGMDREKEKTLVEELESLPRQVEVALSLSEAIEEMANAFAEKTHALFLGRGTFYPVAMEGALKLKEISYIHAEAYPAGELKHGPLALVDADMPVICALPNDPLLEKVLSNLQEVRARGGELFLFSDERIRINLDHYHSLTLADICPSTAPIVYTIPLQLLAYHTAVLKGTDVDQPRNLAKSVTVE; translated from the coding sequence ATGTGCGGAATTGTCGGAGCCATCGCTGAACGCAACGTCGTCCCTATCCTGATGGAGGGCCTGCGACGATTGGAGTATCGCGGCTACGACTCCGCCGGCATCGCCGTGCGTGCGGACGATGGCCACATACAGCGCATCCGCTCCGTGGGCAAGGTGGGTGAGCTCCAGCACCGTCTGGATACACAGCCCCTGGTGGGCCGACTGGGCATCGCCCACACCCGCTGGGCCACCCACGGCATCCCCGCCGAGCGCAACGCCCATCCTCACATGAGCGGTGAGCGGGTCGCGGTGGTACACAACGGCATCATCGAGAACCACGCGGACCTGCGGGCCGAGCTGAGCGCGCAAGGTTTCAGCTTCACCTCCGAGACCGACACCGAGGTGATCGCCCACCTGCTCGCCTATCACCTGGGTGAAGGTGAGGACCTGCTCAGCGCGGTCAGGTCGTCTACCAGCCGCATGGTGGGCGCCTATGCGCTGGCCGTCGCATGCCCCGACGAGGCTGAGCGGCTGATCGTCGCGCGCCTGGGCAGCCCGCTGGTGATCGGCATCGGCGTGGAGGAAAACTTCATCGCCTCCGATGTCTTCGCCCTGCTGCCGGTGACCCAGCGGTTCATCTTCCTGGAGGAAGGCGACATCGCCGAGATCCGCAGGGGTTCGGTGCGGGTGCTGGACGCCCAGGGCAATGAGGTCGAGCGCCCGGTGCGCATCTCCCAGCTCACGGCCTCCACCGCAGACAAGGGCCCCTACCGGCATTACATGCTCAAGGAGATCTTCGAGCAGCCCGCCGTGATCGCCGAGACCCTGGAGGGGCGGATCTACAAGGGGAGGTTGCTGGAGGAGAGTTTCGGCCACGAGGCCAAGCGCCTGCTGGATGCCGCGAAAGGCGTGCACATCATCGCCTGCGGCACCAGCTACCACGCCGGCCTGGTGGCCCGATACTGGCTGGAGGAGGTGGGCGTGCCCTGCAGCGTGGAAGTGGCCAGCGAGTTCCGCTACCGCCAGGTGGTGGTGCCGAAAGACACCCTGTTCGTCACCATCTCCCAGTCCGGTGAGACCGCAGACACGCTGGCCGCCCTGCGCGAGTCAAAGAAGATGGGATATCTCGGCAGCCTGTGCGTCTGCAACGTGCCCGAGAGTTCACTGGTGCGCGAGTCCGACGTGGCCGTGATGACCCGTGCCGGCCCCGAGATCGGCGTGGCCTCCACCAAGGCCTTCACCACCCAGCTGGTGGCACTGCGTCTGCTGGCCCTGGCCCTGGCGCGACGCCATGGCATGGACCGGGAAAAGGAAAAGACCCTGGTGGAGGAACTGGAGTCGCTGCCCCGCCAGGTGGAAGTGGCCCTGTCCCTGAGCGAGGCCATCGAAGAGATGGCCAACGCCTTCGCCGAGAAGACCCATGCCTTGTTCCTGGGCCGGGGCACCTTCTATCCCGTGGCCATGGAGGGGGCGCTGAAGCTCAAGGAGATCTCCTACATCCACGCCGAGGCCTATCCCGCCGGAGAACTCAAGCACGGCCCGCTGGCCCTGGTGGACGCGGACATGCCCGTGATCTGCGCCCTGCCCAACGACCCGTTGCTGGAGAAGGTGCTCTCCAACCTGCAGGAAGTCCGCGCCCGCGGTGGTGAGCTGTTCCTGTTCAGCGACGAGCGCATCAGGATCAACCTGGACCACTACCACAGCCTGACCCTGGCCGACATCTGCCCCAGCACCGCGCCCATCGTCTACACCATCCCGCTGCAGCTGCTGGCGTATCACACGGCCGTCCTCAAGGGGACGGATGTGGATCAGCCGAGGAATCTGGCGAAGTCGGTGACGGTGGAATGA
- a CDS encoding F0F1 ATP synthase subunit epsilon, whose translation MAMTFHVDIVSAEESIYSGTAQMVVAPAEGGEVGILPRHSQYIAQLKPGEVRVKVSDSGEEHSIFISGGLLEVQPHVVTVLADTAVRAKDLDEAEAKEAMRRAEEALSDRKADFDYAKAQAELIEAAARLRMIEKLRRHTR comes from the coding sequence ATGGCCATGACTTTTCACGTGGATATCGTCAGTGCCGAGGAGTCCATCTACTCCGGCACCGCCCAGATGGTGGTTGCACCCGCCGAGGGCGGCGAGGTGGGCATCCTGCCCCGGCATTCCCAGTACATCGCCCAGCTCAAGCCGGGCGAGGTGCGGGTGAAGGTGAGCGACTCCGGCGAGGAGCACAGCATCTTCATCTCCGGGGGCCTGCTGGAGGTGCAGCCCCATGTGGTGACCGTGCTGGCCGACACCGCCGTGCGCGCCAAGGATCTGGACGAGGCCGAGGCCAAGGAGGCCATGCGCCGCGCCGAGGAAGCCCTGTCGGACCGCAAGGCCGACTTCGACTACGCCAAGGCCCAGGCCGAGCTGATCGAGGCTGCCGCCCGCCTGCGCATGATCGAAAAGCTGCGCCGCCACACCCGCTGA
- a CDS encoding type II toxin-antitoxin system RelE family toxin, with the protein MASYRLAFRKSVAKDLRSTPSRDIARILKRIEALADDPRPSDSQKLSGQERYRVRLGVYRIIYEIVDDELIVTVVKIGHRREVYRKI; encoded by the coding sequence ATGGCAAGCTATAGACTTGCCTTCAGAAAGTCTGTTGCCAAAGACCTACGGTCGACTCCCAGCCGGGATATCGCCCGGATACTCAAGCGCATCGAGGCACTTGCAGACGATCCACGACCGTCCGATAGCCAGAAGCTTTCGGGCCAGGAACGCTACCGGGTGCGCCTGGGCGTGTACCGCATCATTTACGAGATTGTGGATGATGAGCTGATCGTGACGGTCGTGAAAATAGGACACAGGCGAGAAGTGTACCGAAAGATCTGA
- the purT gene encoding formate-dependent phosphoribosylglycinamide formyltransferase: MTRIGTPLSPSATRVMLLGAGELGKEVIIALQRLGVEVIAVDRYENAPGHQVAHRAHVIPMTDASALRELVLREKPDLIVPEIEAIATDELARIEAEGIARVIPTARATQLTMNREGIRRLAAEELGLQTSRYAFADSLESLTAAIDGGIGYPCIIKPVMSSSGKGQSLVADASELTRAWDYARSAGRVDQGRVIVEAVVEFDFEITLLTVRSRGGDGNIRTDFCAPVGHRQVKGDYVESWQPQPMSETALDTAREMAAAVTGALGGQGLFGVEFFVRGDEVWFSEVSPRPHDTGLVTLATQWQSEFELHARAILGLPVDTRLRNPGASAVIYGGVEAQGVAFENVDQALAVPGTDIRLFGKPEAFERRRMGVAVAHGDDIEDCRARAREAAGRVRVVV; the protein is encoded by the coding sequence ATGACCCGTATCGGTACCCCCCTCTCGCCGTCCGCCACCCGTGTGATGCTGCTCGGTGCCGGGGAGCTGGGCAAGGAAGTGATCATCGCCCTGCAGCGGCTGGGGGTGGAGGTGATCGCGGTGGATCGCTACGAGAACGCCCCGGGGCACCAGGTGGCCCACCGGGCCCACGTGATCCCCATGACCGATGCCAGCGCCCTGCGGGAACTGGTGCTCCGGGAGAAGCCGGACCTGATCGTGCCGGAGATCGAGGCCATCGCCACCGATGAACTGGCGCGCATCGAGGCGGAGGGGATCGCCCGGGTGATCCCCACGGCCCGGGCCACCCAGCTGACCATGAACCGGGAGGGCATCCGACGCCTGGCCGCCGAGGAGCTGGGGCTTCAGACCTCCCGCTATGCCTTCGCCGACTCCCTGGAATCGCTGACTGCCGCCATCGACGGCGGCATCGGCTACCCCTGCATCATCAAGCCGGTGATGTCCTCCTCGGGCAAGGGCCAGTCCCTGGTGGCGGACGCTTCGGAGCTGACCAGGGCCTGGGACTACGCCCGTTCCGCCGGGCGGGTGGACCAGGGGCGGGTGATCGTGGAGGCCGTGGTGGAATTCGACTTCGAGATCACCCTGCTGACGGTGCGCTCCAGGGGCGGGGACGGCAACATCCGCACCGATTTCTGCGCCCCGGTGGGCCACCGCCAGGTGAAGGGCGACTACGTGGAGAGCTGGCAGCCCCAGCCCATGAGCGAGACGGCCCTGGACACGGCCCGGGAGATGGCGGCGGCAGTGACCGGCGCCCTGGGCGGGCAGGGGCTGTTCGGGGTGGAGTTCTTCGTGCGCGGTGATGAGGTCTGGTTCAGCGAAGTGAGCCCCCGGCCCCATGACACGGGCCTGGTGACCCTGGCCACCCAGTGGCAGAGCGAATTTGAGCTGCACGCCCGGGCGATCCTGGGTCTGCCGGTGGACACGCGCCTGCGCAATCCCGGCGCCAGCGCGGTGATCTACGGCGGCGTGGAGGCGCAGGGCGTGGCCTTCGAGAACGTGGACCAGGCGCTCGCCGTGCCGGGCACGGACATCCGCCTGTTCGGCAAGCCGGAGGCCTTCGAGCGCCGCCGCATGGGGGTGGCCGTGGCCCACGGGGATGACATCGAGGATTGCCGCGCCCGTGCCCGGGAGGCGGCGGGTCGGGTGCGGGTGGTGGTTTAA
- the atpG gene encoding F0F1 ATP synthase subunit gamma, giving the protein MAGAKEIRTQIKSIKNTQKITKAMEMVAASKMRKAQDRMLATRPYAEKIRQVIGHVAMAKAEYKHPYLEEREVKRVGMIIISTDRGLCGGLNINLFKKAVLAMREWHDKGVEVDLCLVGNKALGFFKRLGGNVVGKVNQLGDQPRMNDLIGTIKVMLDAYDEGRIDRLVLVENEFVNTMTQKPRATTLLPLVPSEEDELKHHWDYIYEPDAKPVLDTLLTRYIESVVYQGVVENVACEMAARMVAMKSASDNAGDLIKELQLVYNKARQAAITQEISEIVSGAAAV; this is encoded by the coding sequence ATGGCAGGCGCAAAAGAGATCCGCACCCAGATCAAGAGTATCAAGAATACTCAGAAGATCACCAAGGCCATGGAGATGGTGGCCGCCAGCAAGATGCGCAAGGCGCAGGATCGCATGCTGGCGACCCGTCCCTATGCGGAGAAGATCCGCCAGGTGATCGGTCACGTGGCGATGGCCAAGGCCGAGTACAAGCACCCTTACCTCGAAGAGCGTGAGGTCAAGCGGGTCGGCATGATCATCATCTCCACCGACCGGGGTCTGTGCGGCGGCCTGAACATCAACCTGTTCAAGAAGGCCGTCCTTGCCATGCGCGAGTGGCACGACAAGGGTGTGGAAGTGGATCTCTGCCTGGTGGGCAACAAGGCGCTGGGTTTCTTCAAGCGCCTGGGTGGCAACGTGGTGGGCAAGGTCAACCAGCTGGGTGACCAGCCCCGCATGAACGACCTGATCGGCACCATCAAGGTCATGCTCGACGCCTACGACGAGGGCAGAATCGACCGCCTGGTCCTGGTGGAGAACGAGTTCGTCAACACCATGACCCAGAAGCCGCGGGCGACCACCCTGCTGCCCCTGGTGCCGAGCGAGGAAGACGAGCTCAAGCACCACTGGGACTACATCTACGAGCCCGATGCCAAGCCGGTGCTGGATACCCTCCTGACCCGCTACATCGAATCCGTGGTGTACCAGGGCGTGGTGGAAAACGTGGCCTGCGAGATGGCCGCGCGCATGGTGGCCATGAAGTCCGCGTCCGACAACGCGGGCGACCTGATCAAGGAACTTCAGCTGGTCTACAACAAGGCCCGCCAGGCAGCCATCACCCAGGAAATCTCCGAGATCGTGAGCGGCGCGGCCGCCGTCTGA
- a CDS encoding BrnT family toxin, protein MNWAQVKGFDWDAGNARKSADKHGVSMAEDEQIFFNQPLLLLADTRHSRHEPRFHALGITDDGRKLHISFTLRASGTLIRVISARDMLRKERDVYEQASKDRA, encoded by the coding sequence ATGAATTGGGCACAGGTCAAGGGATTCGACTGGGATGCTGGCAATGCCCGCAAAAGCGCTGATAAACACGGCGTCAGTATGGCGGAAGACGAACAGATCTTCTTCAACCAGCCTCTGCTGCTGCTCGCCGACACCAGACACAGTCGGCATGAACCCCGATTTCATGCCTTGGGCATCACTGATGATGGCCGAAAACTGCATATCAGCTTCACATTGCGCGCATCCGGCACACTGATCCGCGTGATCTCTGCCAGGGACATGCTTCGCAAAGAGAGAGACGTCTATGAGCAGGCCTCGAAAGACCGTGCCTGA
- a CDS encoding BrnT family toxin: MKPITWDPGKNALLRSERGVSFEDVVFHISVGDILDTLEHPNQERYPGQRIHVIEIEGYAYLVPYVETADEVFLKTIIPSRKATKTYLGGP; this comes from the coding sequence ATGAAGCCGATCACGTGGGATCCAGGGAAGAACGCCCTCCTGCGGAGTGAAAGGGGTGTTTCCTTCGAAGATGTGGTTTTTCATATCTCGGTGGGCGACATCCTGGATACGTTAGAGCATCCGAACCAGGAGCGTTATCCGGGCCAGCGGATCCATGTGATCGAAATTGAGGGGTACGCCTACCTCGTTCCCTACGTTGAGACGGCTGATGAGGTTTTCCTGAAGACAATCATTCCGAGCCGAAAAGCGACCAAGACCTACTTGGGAGGTCCGTGA
- a CDS encoding mobile mystery protein A, with protein sequence MRPTDRATARRQLDQRLNRISDAEALARPPRGWIKAIREALGLTTAQLGRRLGVSQPRVVAIEKAEREGAITLASLERAAHALDCRLVYALVPRRPLEDMVRERAELRARQHLESASHSMALEAQGVGSADEQEQFERLVQRLLERAGSDLWEEGE encoded by the coding sequence ATGCGCCCCACAGATCGGGCCACCGCCCGTCGCCAGCTGGATCAACGCCTGAATCGGATCAGTGATGCCGAGGCCCTGGCGCGGCCGCCGCGCGGCTGGATCAAGGCGATTCGAGAAGCGCTGGGTCTGACCACGGCGCAGTTGGGCCGGCGATTGGGCGTCAGCCAGCCGCGCGTGGTGGCCATCGAGAAGGCCGAGAGGGAGGGCGCTATCACGCTCGCGAGCCTCGAACGGGCGGCGCACGCCCTGGATTGCCGCCTTGTGTACGCGCTCGTTCCCCGCCGGCCACTTGAGGATATGGTCAGAGAGCGGGCGGAACTCAGGGCCAGGCAGCACCTGGAATCCGCCAGCCACAGCATGGCGCTCGAGGCGCAGGGTGTCGGCTCGGCCGACGAGCAAGAGCAGTTCGAGCGGTTGGTGCAGCGGTTGCTGGAGAGGGCGGGCTCCGATCTGTGGGAGGAAGGAGAATGA